The Leptolyngbya sp. CCY15150 genome contains a region encoding:
- a CDS encoding peptidylprolyl isomerase: MAFEPFLTIDDEPITITQAVRYLQAGRKFDGFIGEILRQFVLERQLKERAEDLKINAATIEQTIIDFRLERQLSDSQAFQDWLTSNGLNYEAFHAQVSQSFRMRKLRELVTEPKLQEYFIERKIFLDRVVLSRIIVDDKDVADELKTQILEETATFEHLAREYSLTDDKIVNGMVGPVSRGTMPDLLRAAIDTAKVGDIVGPIGLEERWGLFRIEEFLYATLSDPQLQASLQDELFEQWLVEKMQVLPIKLQLDDASET; the protein is encoded by the coding sequence ATGGCATTTGAACCGTTTCTAACGATCGACGATGAGCCGATTACCATCACCCAGGCTGTTCGGTATCTCCAGGCTGGACGCAAGTTTGACGGATTTATCGGTGAGATCCTGCGCCAGTTTGTTCTAGAACGTCAGTTGAAGGAACGGGCCGAGGATCTCAAGATCAATGCCGCTACCATTGAGCAGACCATTATTGACTTTCGCCTAGAGCGCCAGTTGAGTGACTCCCAGGCGTTTCAAGACTGGCTAACCAGCAATGGCCTTAATTATGAAGCGTTCCACGCCCAAGTGTCCCAGAGCTTCCGAATGCGCAAGTTGCGGGAGCTGGTCACCGAGCCGAAGCTGCAGGAATATTTTATTGAGCGCAAGATTTTCCTAGACCGGGTGGTTTTGTCCCGTATTATTGTGGACGACAAAGACGTCGCGGATGAGCTGAAGACCCAGATTTTGGAGGAGACAGCCACCTTTGAGCACTTGGCACGGGAGTATTCTCTCACCGACGACAAGATTGTCAACGGTATGGTGGGCCCGGTCAGTCGCGGCACCATGCCGGATCTGCTGCGGGCAGCGATCGATACTGCCAAGGTGGGCGATATTGTCGGGCCCATAGGGCTAGAGGAGCGCTGGGGGCTCTTCCGCATCGAAGAATTTTTATACGCAACCCTCAGTGATCCGCAGCTTCAAGCAAGTCTACAAGATGAGTTGTTTGAACAGTGGCTGGTGGAAAAAATGCAGGTGCTGCCCATTAAGCTCCAGCTCGATGACGCTAGCGAGACCTAG
- a CDS encoding ZIP family metal transporter gives MDHVMQGFLASLLAGLGTALGALPVLFAVNLTQRLQAVLLGIGGGIMLAATSFSLLVPGKDAAIALGFPQTHAALIMVTGMLLGGGFLWFAHNYFPHEHFFKGREGPQKQHLKQIWLFVIAIALHNLPEGLAVGVAFGAEDTTTATALALGIGLQNIPEGLVVALALRELGYARSYAIGVSTMTGLLEPIGGLFGAAVVSVSQPLLPWGMAFAAGAMLFVIVDEIIPEVSNKGWDQEGTVGAMIGFVVMMFLDVALG, from the coding sequence ATGGATCATGTGATGCAGGGATTTCTGGCCAGTTTGCTGGCAGGGTTGGGGACGGCGCTGGGAGCTTTACCCGTGCTGTTTGCCGTGAATTTGACCCAGCGACTGCAGGCGGTACTTTTAGGCATCGGTGGCGGCATTATGCTGGCAGCAACCTCCTTTTCGCTGCTAGTGCCGGGTAAGGATGCAGCGATCGCCCTGGGATTTCCCCAAACCCATGCGGCCTTGATCATGGTGACAGGCATGTTGCTGGGGGGTGGCTTCCTCTGGTTTGCCCACAATTACTTTCCCCATGAGCATTTCTTCAAAGGCAGGGAAGGGCCTCAAAAGCAGCACCTGAAGCAGATTTGGCTCTTTGTGATTGCGATCGCCCTGCATAACCTACCGGAGGGTTTGGCTGTAGGCGTTGCGTTTGGGGCCGAGGATACCACCACGGCGACGGCCTTGGCCTTGGGCATTGGGCTGCAAAATATTCCTGAAGGTCTGGTTGTTGCCCTGGCCCTGCGGGAGTTGGGCTATGCCCGATCCTATGCCATTGGTGTGTCCACGATGACAGGCTTATTGGAGCCCATCGGCGGTCTTTTCGGCGCGGCGGTGGTGTCGGTGTCCCAGCCCTTACTGCCATGGGGGATGGCCTTTGCGGCAGGAGCCATGCTGTTTGTGATTGTGGATGAAATTATCCCCGAGGTCAGCAACAAGGGCTGGGATCAAGAGGGAACAGTGGGAGCCATGATTGGCTTTGTGGTCATGATGTTTTTGGATGTGGCGTTGGGTTAA
- a CDS encoding FAD-dependent oxidoreductase, whose product MEQWQTQVLVVGGGTGGTAAALQAARRGVQTIVATDGPWLGGMLTSAGVSAPDGNELLPWQTGLWGAFLRELRQRQAGGLDHSWVSFFTYEPRVGASIFADWARSLPCLTWKQLGPPRSVNKRGDRLCSVTFDQVCIQAQIILDGTELGDLLSLGDVPHRWGWDWQPDWQEPSAPPGPNALTQRYPVQSPTWVVVMQDLGEGAIAPEIPPSPLASDNAFKTAWQDMDLRHWLNYGRLPGHRFMINWPNDGNDYGHDLQRLVGSEGDRQAYGQEALWHSQNLARYVQQVGGRRYGLASDTFPVQLGVLGGGAYALHPYYRESRRLQGLVTVTEGDILPQADHGAALLPVNAAGDITAIALGNYVNDHHYPGMTLPLAPKAMRWGGRWTGTPFALPYGCLIPAEIDGLLVCDKAISVSHMATGATRLQPVVLALGQAAGMAAALCVEQGIQPRDLAVRSLQDALLTDPLAPAAVVPLIHCCPSDPAWLDQQRAVLDRGDRLPPQGSPSASVPPTSPSYTGTFQRLGDQDYRFLGDDGVEGMTSLNLVTLDPYVDHQMQTYQSGDRLQIQGRINPAGNWLLADAIAPLNPTPHPKTS is encoded by the coding sequence ATGGAACAGTGGCAGACGCAGGTGTTGGTGGTGGGCGGCGGCACCGGCGGAACGGCGGCGGCTCTTCAAGCGGCCAGGCGTGGGGTGCAAACGATCGTTGCCACCGATGGCCCATGGCTGGGGGGAATGCTGACCAGTGCTGGGGTATCGGCTCCCGACGGGAATGAACTGCTGCCTTGGCAAACGGGATTATGGGGCGCGTTTCTGCGGGAGCTGCGCCAGCGGCAGGCGGGCGGTCTAGACCATAGCTGGGTTAGCTTCTTCACCTACGAACCTCGGGTGGGAGCCAGCATTTTTGCCGACTGGGCGCGATCGCTGCCCTGCTTAACCTGGAAACAGCTCGGCCCACCGCGATCGGTCAACAAACGGGGCGATCGCCTTTGCTCAGTCACCTTCGACCAGGTCTGTATCCAGGCCCAGATCATCCTTGACGGTACGGAACTGGGGGATCTGCTCTCCCTTGGTGATGTGCCCCACCGCTGGGGCTGGGACTGGCAGCCCGACTGGCAAGAGCCGAGTGCGCCTCCTGGGCCCAACGCCCTCACCCAGCGCTATCCGGTTCAATCTCCCACTTGGGTGGTGGTGATGCAGGACTTGGGTGAAGGGGCGATCGCTCCCGAGATTCCCCCCAGTCCCTTAGCGTCGGACAACGCATTCAAAACGGCTTGGCAGGACATGGATCTGCGCCACTGGCTGAACTATGGGCGGCTACCGGGGCATCGCTTCATGATCAACTGGCCCAACGATGGCAATGACTATGGCCATGATTTACAGCGACTGGTTGGATCCGAGGGCGATCGCCAAGCCTATGGTCAAGAAGCCCTATGGCATAGCCAAAATCTAGCCCGCTATGTGCAGCAGGTGGGCGGTCGGCGTTATGGTCTCGCCAGCGATACCTTTCCTGTACAGCTCGGCGTCCTCGGCGGGGGAGCCTATGCCCTCCATCCCTACTACCGCGAAAGCCGTCGCCTGCAAGGATTGGTCACGGTGACCGAGGGCGATATTTTGCCCCAGGCTGATCATGGGGCGGCACTGTTGCCGGTGAATGCCGCTGGCGACATTACCGCGATCGCCCTGGGGAACTACGTCAACGATCATCACTACCCCGGCATGACTCTGCCCCTTGCGCCCAAAGCTATGCGCTGGGGCGGACGCTGGACGGGGACGCCCTTCGCCTTGCCCTATGGCTGCCTGATCCCCGCTGAGATCGACGGCCTCTTGGTCTGCGACAAAGCTATCTCGGTGTCCCACATGGCCACCGGGGCAACGCGTTTGCAGCCGGTGGTTTTGGCCTTGGGGCAGGCGGCGGGCATGGCCGCAGCGCTTTGTGTAGAACAGGGCATTCAGCCTCGGGATTTGGCGGTGCGATCGCTGCAGGATGCCCTACTCACCGATCCGCTTGCGCCGGCGGCGGTTGTGCCTTTGATCCACTGTTGCCCTAGTGATCCTGCCTGGCTAGATCAGCAGCGAGCGGTGTTGGATCGGGGCGATCGCCTACCTCCCCAAGGGAGTCCATCTGCCAGCGTCCCTCCCACCAGTCCCAGCTACACCGGCACTTTCCAGCGCTTGGGGGATCAGGACTATCGCTTCTTGGGGGATGATGGTGTTGAGGGCATGACTAGCCTTAATCTTGTCACCCTGGATCCCTATGTGGATCACCAGATGCAAACCTACCAAAGCGGCGATCGCCTGCAGATTCAAGGACGGATTAACCCTGCGGGCAACTGGCTATTGGCCGACGCGATCGCCCCCCTTAACCCAACGCCACATCCAAAAACATCATGA
- a CDS encoding O-antigen ligase family protein, producing the protein MGIVTKTWIVLDTVKWSQRIFRLSLLSLPYISYVCFPGLLFVMGAVAQRFRRLAVDRWIGCGLMGVSGLMVLSAWFAYNRGEALLHLWNFLPFFLLFSLLPFVLNRTEQLEKLALDIVLVSIPINLYALVQYIAKLRILPRDIRRFPLVLWLRQTPHRERALSVFDHPNTLASFLVLVLALGLGLIIKRSLDAQRSLPEAGPAYWIANRWLYVATYANLVGIFCSGSRNGVLIAVAQIITASILIKVNYKMFWVGLVGLGAIIVSILGMGLGGRSLSLNIFTQDPRLGIWKIGWTLMQERPWLGWGLGNFKFLYPERNDMGLPMVTHPHNFWLLMGCEVGVLAMVIMTLTIGYICFKAVWLLLDQGFSQSHNAILLGYLMAFGGCTLFSLFDITFYDSRINIMNWFVLAGIYTFTQLSSAQGRSRLGLES; encoded by the coding sequence TTGGGAATCGTAACGAAGACTTGGATTGTTTTAGATACTGTGAAGTGGAGTCAACGCATTTTTCGCCTCAGTCTACTCAGCCTGCCCTACATCAGCTATGTCTGTTTTCCAGGGTTGCTGTTTGTCATGGGTGCTGTGGCACAGCGCTTTCGGCGCTTGGCGGTTGATCGGTGGATTGGATGTGGGCTCATGGGCGTCAGCGGGCTGATGGTGTTGAGCGCTTGGTTTGCCTACAATCGCGGCGAAGCCCTGCTACACCTGTGGAATTTCCTACCGTTTTTCCTGCTATTTTCCCTGCTGCCCTTTGTGCTCAATCGCACTGAGCAGTTGGAGAAATTGGCCCTAGATATCGTCTTGGTCTCTATTCCCATCAACCTCTATGCGCTGGTGCAATATATTGCCAAGCTGCGGATTCTTCCCCGAGATATCCGTCGTTTTCCTCTGGTGCTGTGGCTGCGCCAAACGCCTCACCGCGAACGGGCTCTATCAGTTTTTGATCATCCCAATACGCTAGCTAGTTTTCTGGTTCTGGTGCTTGCCCTAGGTTTGGGATTGATTATCAAGCGGTCTTTGGATGCCCAGCGATCGCTCCCTGAGGCAGGCCCCGCTTATTGGATTGCCAACCGCTGGCTCTATGTCGCCACCTACGCTAACCTGGTGGGCATTTTTTGTTCCGGCTCCCGCAATGGTGTTCTGATTGCCGTTGCGCAAATTATTACGGCTAGCATCCTCATCAAGGTCAACTACAAAATGTTTTGGGTGGGGCTTGTCGGTCTAGGAGCCATCATCGTCAGCATTCTCGGCATGGGGCTGGGAGGGCGATCGCTCTCCCTCAATATCTTCACCCAAGATCCTCGCCTTGGTATTTGGAAAATTGGCTGGACACTGATGCAGGAACGCCCATGGCTGGGCTGGGGTCTGGGTAACTTTAAGTTTCTCTATCCAGAACGCAATGATATGGGATTGCCGATGGTCACCCATCCCCATAACTTTTGGCTGCTGATGGGGTGTGAGGTGGGGGTTTTAGCCATGGTAATTATGACACTGACCATCGGCTATATCTGCTTCAAAGCGGTCTGGCTGCTGCTTGACCAGGGCTTTAGCCAATCCCACAACGCTATTTTGCTAGGCTACTTGATGGCTTTTGGTGGTTGCACTCTGTTTTCATTGTTTGATATCACCTTCTACGATTCCCGCATCAACATCATGAACTGGTTTGTGTTGGCGGGCATTTACACGTTTACCCAGTTGTCCTCGGCTCAAGGGCGATCGCGCCTAGGATTGGAGAGCTAA
- the wbaP gene encoding undecaprenyl-phosphate galactose phosphotransferase WbaP, with product MQLDQTIRPALSALRVSTRSWPTLAIALSADLIALTIACVSSVYIRLALNGQYHPSLYWQLWPVLGLFILAYAIVGLYPGVALSPVDELRWISVTTTLMYLVLGSATFLRREGEVYSRGIFLMAWVLSILLVLLGRILTRHTFAHRSWWGYPVMILGAGKTGDLLIRTLLRRPGIGLKPVLVLDDDPDKHGSLHGVPVVGGLELAPGLARARRIPYAIVAMPGVPRGRLLRLLERYGQTFAHLLIIPDLFGFSSLWVEARDMGGVLGLEVRQQLLLPGPRFTKLMVDLMATILGGLLLIPFIAIIALLIRLDSPGPIFYGHTRLGRGGRPFKAWKFRSMVQHADRALQDYLDHHPELRESWEQDHKLKRDPRVTRVGRFLRRTSLDELPQLWNILRGEMSLVGPRPIVDEEIPRYGDTFELYTKVSPGLTGLWQVSGRNNITYDERVNLDAYYVRNWSVWLDFYILMRTVWVVAFGEGAY from the coding sequence ATGCAGTTGGATCAAACTATACGACCGGCGTTATCAGCACTAAGAGTCTCCACGCGCTCTTGGCCTACCTTGGCGATCGCTCTCAGCGCCGACTTGATTGCCTTAACCATAGCTTGCGTTTCTAGCGTCTACATACGCCTCGCCTTGAATGGGCAGTACCATCCATCGCTCTATTGGCAGCTTTGGCCCGTGCTGGGGCTCTTTATCTTGGCCTATGCGATTGTGGGGCTCTATCCGGGCGTGGCTCTGAGCCCGGTGGATGAACTGCGGTGGATTAGCGTTACGACAACGCTCATGTACTTGGTGCTAGGCTCAGCAACCTTCCTGCGCCGCGAAGGCGAAGTTTATTCGCGGGGCATCTTTCTCATGGCCTGGGTGCTGTCTATCTTGCTTGTGCTGCTCGGCCGTATTTTGACTCGCCATACCTTTGCCCATCGATCCTGGTGGGGCTATCCCGTAATGATTTTGGGGGCTGGGAAAACTGGAGACCTGCTGATTCGCACCCTGCTGCGACGGCCGGGCATTGGCTTGAAGCCGGTGCTGGTCTTAGACGATGACCCAGACAAGCATGGCTCGCTCCACGGGGTTCCGGTGGTGGGTGGTTTAGAACTTGCACCAGGATTAGCCCGAGCCCGACGGATTCCCTACGCGATCGTCGCTATGCCAGGTGTGCCCAGAGGGCGTCTTCTGCGCCTATTAGAACGTTATGGCCAAACCTTCGCCCATCTGCTCATCATTCCCGACCTGTTTGGCTTTTCTAGCCTGTGGGTGGAAGCTAGGGACATGGGCGGCGTCTTAGGGCTAGAGGTGCGCCAACAGTTACTTCTGCCCGGCCCCCGCTTTACCAAGCTCATGGTCGATCTAATGGCTACCATCCTAGGGGGATTGCTGTTGATTCCCTTTATTGCCATCATTGCCCTGTTGATTCGTCTTGACTCTCCCGGCCCGATCTTTTACGGTCACACACGTCTGGGACGCGGTGGTCGTCCGTTCAAAGCCTGGAAATTTCGATCGATGGTGCAACATGCCGATCGCGCCCTACAAGACTATCTTGATCACCACCCAGAATTGCGAGAATCCTGGGAGCAAGACCATAAACTCAAGCGCGATCCCAGGGTGACGCGGGTGGGGCGGTTTTTGCGACGTACGAGCTTAGATGAGTTGCCCCAGCTCTGGAACATTTTGCGCGGCGAAATGAGTCTAGTGGGGCCACGTCCTATTGTGGATGAAGAAATTCCCCGCTATGGAGACACCTTTGAGCTATATACCAAAGTCAGTCCGGGGCTCACGGGACTGTGGCAGGTTTCTGGGCGCAACAATATTACCTATGATGAACGGGTCAATTTAGATGCCTACTACGTGCGCAACTGGTCAGTATGGCTAGATTTTTACATTTTGATGCGCACCGTTTGGGTGGTGGCGTTTGGGGAAGGAGCCTATTAG
- a CDS encoding glycosyltransferase family 4 protein, which produces MVKLAIVHEWLVTRAGSEQVVEQILAHYPDADLFSLVEFLPDHLKAFIQHKSVSTSFLQHLPFAKKHFRQYLPLMPLAVEQFDLDRYDVVVSSSHAVAKGALTRADQLHISYVHTPIRYAWDLHHHYLKGPGLSRGVKAIAVRATLHYLRLWDVATANRVDHFVANSRYIARRIWKTYRRPATVIYPPVAVDRFRPSRQRDDFYLTVSRFVPYKRVDLIVAAFAQLGLPLVVIGDGSDRAKLQPLFTPNITWLGQQPDAVVADYMQRCKAFVFAAEEDFGITPVEAQAAGAPVIAYGKGGVTETVIPGKTGQLFPEQTIESLIEAITQFETSQQSFDPDMLHEHAAHYSPERFRREFSTFVDQKWAQFQQRDGIE; this is translated from the coding sequence ATGGTAAAGCTGGCGATCGTCCATGAATGGCTAGTGACGCGTGCGGGCTCGGAGCAAGTTGTGGAACAGATTCTGGCCCATTACCCTGACGCTGACCTCTTCAGCCTGGTTGAATTCCTCCCAGACCATCTCAAAGCTTTTATTCAGCACAAATCCGTTTCGACCTCGTTTCTCCAGCATCTCCCCTTTGCCAAGAAGCACTTTCGCCAATACTTACCGCTGATGCCCCTAGCGGTAGAGCAGTTTGATTTGGATCGCTACGATGTGGTGGTGTCCAGTAGCCATGCTGTAGCTAAAGGAGCCTTAACCCGTGCCGATCAACTGCACATCAGCTATGTCCACACCCCCATTCGCTATGCTTGGGATTTACATCACCACTATCTCAAGGGCCCTGGTCTGAGTCGCGGTGTGAAAGCGATCGCCGTCCGGGCAACCCTCCACTATCTGCGCCTTTGGGATGTTGCCACCGCCAACCGCGTTGATCATTTCGTCGCTAACTCCCGGTACATCGCCCGCCGCATTTGGAAAACCTATCGCCGGCCCGCCACCGTGATCTATCCTCCCGTGGCCGTCGATCGCTTCCGTCCGTCCCGCCAGCGCGATGACTTCTATCTAACCGTGTCTCGCTTCGTGCCCTACAAGCGCGTTGATCTGATCGTGGCCGCCTTTGCCCAGTTAGGTTTACCCTTGGTGGTGATTGGCGATGGCAGCGATCGCGCCAAACTTCAGCCCCTGTTCACCCCCAATATCACCTGGCTGGGTCAACAGCCGGATGCCGTGGTGGCCGACTACATGCAGCGCTGCAAAGCCTTTGTATTTGCCGCCGAAGAAGACTTTGGCATCACCCCCGTCGAAGCCCAAGCCGCTGGAGCCCCGGTGATTGCCTATGGCAAAGGCGGCGTCACCGAAACCGTAATTCCGGGGAAGACCGGGCAACTCTTTCCGGAGCAAACCATCGAGAGCCTGATCGAAGCGATAACCCAGTTTGAAACGAGCCAGCAGAGCTTTGATCCAGACATGCTGCATGAACATGCTGCACACTATAGCCCAGAACGCTTTCGCAGAGAGTTCTCTACCTTTGTTGATCAAAAGTGGGCGCAATTTCAGCAAAGGGATGGCATAGAGTAA